A genomic window from Candidatus Bathyarchaeota archaeon includes:
- a CDS encoding radical SAM protein, translated as MVHLRSLFKEKKMSDVEKRCRQAFNSYGISSILWNVTYQCDLKCKHCYIGEPSNKHEELNTKQATDLISNIGDMGIPLLFMTGGEPLLRDDIFDLIQLCKDYDIMTVLSSNGLLINKQAAKKLRKHNVHYIAVSVYGPPSVHDDIVGLPGSFNKLMENAKSCIDEGINFCFKTVVNKYTYEHIPYIFQKGSELGVKSFYLCDLVETGRAHDGRDWRISRDQWLELTDFLFNKVELEQGAEVDMGACPSIAPLAIEHFKKKGWDVTHAFDRLGSLSACPIGEGSLGISARGDVLPCIFMQNFSVGNILKDDIRKIALGPEIQSIAKKTQLKGICGSCDYKLLCGGCRAKAKMSTGDIFEEDFTCLYRTPTKRSSN; from the coding sequence ATGGTTCATTTGCGTTCATTGTTTAAAGAGAAAAAAATGTCTGATGTAGAAAAGCGTTGCAGACAAGCTTTCAACAGTTACGGCATAAGTTCCATATTGTGGAATGTAACCTACCAATGTGACTTAAAATGCAAGCACTGCTATATTGGTGAACCAAGCAACAAACACGAAGAGCTAAATACAAAACAAGCAACTGACTTGATTTCAAACATTGGTGACATGGGTATCCCTTTATTGTTTATGACTGGCGGGGAACCCTTACTGCGGGATGACATTTTTGATTTGATACAACTGTGCAAAGATTATGACATCATGACCGTTTTGAGCAGTAACGGCTTGTTAATAAACAAGCAAGCAGCAAAAAAACTCAGAAAACATAACGTGCATTATATTGCAGTTTCAGTTTATGGTCCCCCTTCTGTTCATGATGACATAGTTGGTCTGCCTGGAAGTTTCAACAAACTTATGGAAAACGCCAAATCCTGCATTGACGAAGGAATCAATTTCTGTTTCAAAACAGTGGTAAACAAGTACACATACGAGCATATTCCATACATTTTTCAAAAAGGCTCAGAACTTGGAGTAAAATCCTTTTATCTTTGCGACCTTGTGGAAACTGGTCGAGCCCATGATGGCCGTGACTGGAGAATTTCTCGTGACCAATGGTTAGAACTGACTGATTTCTTGTTTAACAAAGTTGAGCTTGAACAAGGCGCAGAAGTCGATATGGGGGCCTGTCCTTCCATTGCCCCTCTTGCTATTGAGCACTTTAAGAAAAAAGGTTGGGATGTTACTCATGCATTTGATAGGTTAGGTTCCTTGAGTGCATGTCCAATTGGTGAAGGTTCGTTAGGAATTTCTGCCCGAGGGGATGTTTTGCCTTGTATTTTTATGCAAAATTTTTCGGTTGGGAATATACTCAAAGACGACATACGCAAAATTGCCCTTGGTCCAGAAATACAGTCCATTGCCAAGAAAACCCAGTTGAAGGGAATCTGTGGTTCTTGTGACTACAAACTGTTATGTGGCGGTTGCCGAGCTAAAGCTAAAATGAGCACTGGGGACATCTTTGAAGAAGATTTCACTTGTTTATACCGTACTCCAACAAAGAGGTCATCAAACTAG
- a CDS encoding radical SAM protein, translated as MMFSCVPRIISWNTTFRCNLKCSHCYVDANKENSFNELNTEQGKVLIDQISELSKPILVLSGGEPLLRDDIFELANYGTKKGLIVTMGTNGTLITDDVAKQLVHSGVRTVAVSVDSDSPKFHDQFRGVKGAWQKTMEGIKACLRNGLNVQFNITVAQQNFENLENIFSMAESYGVKNAHLFFLVSTGRGKNIKDVTPEIYEGVLNYVFQWNSVHQLNVKPTCAPQFMRIAKQMNIKNQRYSRGCIAGISYCRITPDGSVTPCPYLPVSVGNVKDAAFNYIWYGSEILKALRNYEHHLNGKCGKCEYRIICGGCRARAAGLYDNTLTVKQQSNKFNTLKQSLFAEDPWCNYNPKR; from the coding sequence ATGATGTTTAGTTGTGTACCTCGTATTATTTCTTGGAATACAACTTTTCGATGCAATCTCAAGTGTAGTCACTGCTATGTAGATGCTAACAAAGAAAACAGTTTCAACGAATTGAATACGGAACAAGGAAAAGTGCTAATTGATCAAATTAGTGAATTGAGTAAACCAATTCTTGTTCTGAGTGGAGGAGAACCTTTGCTTCGGGATGACATTTTTGAGTTGGCAAATTATGGGACAAAAAAGGGTCTAATAGTAACCATGGGTACTAATGGCACTTTAATCACTGATGATGTTGCTAAACAGCTAGTTCATTCTGGCGTTAGAACTGTTGCTGTAAGTGTTGACTCGGATTCTCCCAAGTTTCATGACCAATTCCGAGGCGTCAAAGGCGCCTGGCAAAAAACAATGGAAGGAATCAAAGCGTGTTTGCGTAACGGTTTGAATGTGCAGTTTAACATAACTGTTGCTCAGCAAAATTTTGAAAACTTGGAAAACATTTTTTCTATGGCTGAAAGTTACGGTGTAAAAAACGCTCATCTTTTCTTTTTAGTTTCCACGGGTCGTGGCAAAAACATCAAAGATGTGACCCCTGAAATTTACGAGGGGGTACTAAATTATGTTTTTCAATGGAATTCTGTGCATCAGTTGAATGTTAAGCCTACTTGTGCTCCTCAGTTTATGCGAATCGCCAAACAGATGAACATCAAAAATCAACGTTACAGCCGCGGATGCATTGCTGGAATCAGCTATTGCAGAATCACTCCTGACGGGTCAGTAACTCCCTGTCCATATCTGCCCGTTAGTGTTGGCAACGTCAAAGATGCTGCCTTCAATTACATTTGGTATGGCTCTGAAATATTAAAAGCCCTCAGAAATTATGAACATCATCTTAATGGCAAATGCGGAAAATGTGAATACCGCATTATATGCGGGGGATGCAGAGCCCGAGCAGCAGGCTTATACGACAATACCTTAACAGTAAAGCAGCAATCAAACAAGTTTAATACCCTAAAACAAAGCCTATTTGCAGAAGACCCATGGTGTAACTACAACCCAAAACGATAA
- a CDS encoding N-acetyltransferase, which translates to MIIRDANNADLPDVLYIVREAFKATNSDVLVKEEAYVNALLVDPTAKPLLSLLAFVDDKPVGHLLFTKAHLTPNPNNLQISFLSALAVLTDYQRQRIGTELIKKGLQQISKTGNDLVFVLGHPNYYTKHGFTPAGKQGFQTPYPLQEKDQSAWMVKELQNGKINSNSGKITFCDELNKPEYWQQ; encoded by the coding sequence TTGATTATCCGAGATGCTAACAACGCAGACCTGCCTGACGTATTATATATCGTTCGTGAAGCCTTCAAGGCAACTAACTCAGATGTTTTGGTCAAAGAAGAAGCATACGTAAACGCCCTTTTAGTAGACCCCACGGCAAAGCCCTTGCTATCCCTATTAGCGTTTGTTGACGACAAACCAGTAGGACATTTACTATTTACTAAGGCCCACCTTACTCCAAACCCCAACAATTTGCAGATTTCGTTTTTGTCAGCTCTGGCAGTATTGACGGATTACCAAAGACAAAGAATCGGCACCGAACTAATAAAAAAAGGACTGCAACAAATATCAAAAACTGGCAACGATTTAGTCTTTGTACTAGGGCACCCTAACTATTACACTAAACACGGATTTACCCCTGCAGGAAAACAAGGATTTCAAACCCCCTATCCACTCCAGGAAAAAGACCAATCCGCATGGATGGTCAAAGAACTACAAAACGGAAAAATCAACTCCAACTCAGGTAAAATAACATTTTGCGACGAACTAAACAAACCCGAATACTGGCAACAATAA
- a CDS encoding molybdopterin-dependent oxidoreductase has product MVSVISNPLQPNVDYVEVREYEGQDLSSINSFRENSIKGPQHVNNQTYLLALRGLVDNPKNFTYDEVVNGYPIHKKVVTLHCVEGWKVTILWEGIQLKDLFADAQVDSSANTVIFYAYDGYSTALPLDYIIDNDIMIAYKMNNVTLPSERGYPFQLVAESKLGYKWIKWITAIELSGDKDYLGFWESYGYPNEANLR; this is encoded by the coding sequence ATGGTCTCGGTGATTTCTAATCCTTTACAGCCAAACGTAGATTATGTGGAAGTCCGAGAATATGAAGGGCAAGATCTTTCATCAATCAATTCTTTTCGAGAAAACTCCATTAAAGGCCCTCAGCATGTGAACAACCAAACTTACCTGTTAGCCCTAAGGGGGTTAGTTGATAATCCAAAAAATTTCACGTATGATGAAGTTGTTAATGGTTATCCAATTCATAAGAAAGTTGTTACCCTGCATTGTGTGGAAGGCTGGAAAGTAACAATTCTTTGGGAAGGAATCCAGCTTAAAGATTTGTTTGCAGATGCCCAAGTTGATTCATCAGCCAACACTGTGATATTTTATGCATATGACGGGTATTCAACAGCTTTGCCCCTGGATTACATTATCGATAACGACATAATGATTGCTTACAAAATGAATAATGTTACTCTTCCATCCGAACGGGGTTATCCTTTTCAGTTAGTGGCAGAAAGCAAACTAGGTTACAAATGGATAAAATGGATAACCGCCATTGAACTATCTGGTGACAAAGATTACCTGGGCTTCTGGGAAAGTTACGGATATCCTAACGAAGCAAACCTGCGATAA
- a CDS encoding transcriptional regulator, producing MRSSFDIIAEILNVAKNGAKKTRIMYSCGLSYLFVQKYLDLLLQTGLLSLGTSYQTTEKGMGFLHKYQKMDLLLNTRC from the coding sequence ATGAGAAGTTCCTTTGATATAATCGCTGAAATTTTGAATGTAGCTAAAAATGGCGCAAAAAAGACCCGAATAATGTATTCCTGTGGTCTTAGTTACCTGTTTGTTCAAAAATATTTGGATTTGCTATTGCAAACAGGGCTCTTAAGTTTAGGGACTTCTTATCAAACAACTGAAAAAGGCATGGGATTTCTTCACAAATACCAAAAAATGGATTTGCTGTTAAACACTAGATGTTAA
- the ilvN gene encoding acetolactate synthase small subunit produces the protein MDQKYVHIISTIVEHKPGVLYTVSNLFRRRGFNIDSISVGSTEESGIARMTIMVTGDNRTIEQVIKQLNKLIDVLKVTRLDPENIVTRELALIKVTATSTKARSDIINYADIFRARVVDVCTESLMMEITGTSDKIDAFITLMKPFGVKEVARTGITSLSRGPKSVKIDE, from the coding sequence ATGGATCAAAAATATGTTCATATAATTTCTACTATCGTTGAGCATAAGCCAGGGGTTCTTTATACGGTTTCAAACCTGTTTAGGCGCCGAGGATTTAACATTGATAGCATTTCAGTTGGATCTACCGAAGAATCTGGAATAGCTAGAATGACCATAATGGTAACTGGTGATAACCGAACTATAGAGCAAGTAATCAAGCAGCTAAACAAGCTCATAGATGTGCTTAAAGTTACACGGTTAGACCCTGAAAACATTGTAACTCGAGAATTAGCGTTAATCAAAGTAACTGCGACAAGCACCAAAGCTCGGTCAGACATAATCAATTATGCAGACATTTTCAGGGCACGCGTAGTTGACGTATGTACTGAATCATTGATGATGGAAATCACCGGAACATCAGATAAGATAGATGCCTTCATCACTCTGATGAAGCCCTTTGGCGTAAAAGAAGTGGCTAGAACGGGGATAACATCCCTTTCGAGAGGTCCAAAATCAGTCAAAATTGATGAATAA
- the ilvB gene encoding biosynthetic-type acetolactate synthase large subunit yields the protein MAKMTGAQALLESLKREKVEVMFGISGGALLPIHDVLCDSEIRHILARHEQGAAHMADGYARASGTAGVCMATSGPGATNIVTGLANAYLDSSPVIALTGQVPTYSANTSYMIGRDAFQEADIIGITTPITKYNVQVKHASEIPNAVKSAFYIATTGRPGPALVDLPKDTQTVKAEMDFSDNVQIRGYKPNTDPHPLQIKKAVNLLLNAERPMVLAGGGVNLSGASPELLQIAELLMMPVATTFMGKSCFPENHPLSMGNIGMHGTMLANKMILEADVLLAVGTRFQDRSTGTLNGFCPDAKIIHIDVDAAEIGKNVDVEVPIVGDAKPTLTMINQRLVKKVKKQKNGPWVKQVQAAKEKYLSELDLGSGDLTSPKLLKELRRLLPEQAIIATEVGQNQMWAALHFQTIKPRTFISSGGLGTMGFGFPAAIGAKVACPECPVVDIAGDGSFRMTEQELGTSVTEDIPVIVIVLNNSMLGMVAQWQRLFYQKRYAAVKLGNVPDFAKLAQAYGAEGVHIESLTEFSAVIKNALKTEVTTVIDVPISPDDDVFPMVPPGKGLKDTVGGL from the coding sequence ATGGCAAAAATGACTGGAGCACAAGCTCTCTTAGAATCGTTGAAACGAGAAAAAGTAGAAGTAATGTTTGGCATATCTGGAGGAGCTCTTCTGCCAATTCATGATGTCTTATGTGACTCAGAAATTCGTCACATCCTTGCTCGTCATGAACAAGGGGCAGCACACATGGCAGACGGTTACGCTCGAGCAAGCGGCACAGCAGGAGTCTGCATGGCTACTTCAGGTCCTGGAGCAACAAACATTGTCACTGGACTTGCTAATGCCTACTTGGATTCTTCACCTGTTATTGCACTTACAGGACAGGTGCCCACTTACTCTGCCAACACTTCATATATGATTGGACGGGATGCCTTCCAAGAAGCAGACATTATTGGAATAACTACTCCAATTACCAAGTATAACGTTCAAGTGAAACATGCTTCCGAGATTCCTAACGCGGTGAAAAGTGCATTCTACATTGCTACAACAGGAAGACCTGGACCCGCATTGGTTGACCTGCCTAAAGACACTCAAACAGTAAAAGCTGAAATGGATTTTTCAGACAACGTGCAGATTCGAGGCTACAAACCCAACACTGATCCTCATCCACTTCAAATTAAAAAAGCAGTTAACCTGCTTCTCAATGCAGAACGTCCAATGGTACTTGCAGGTGGAGGAGTAAACCTTTCTGGGGCATCACCAGAACTATTGCAGATTGCAGAATTATTGATGATGCCTGTTGCGACAACCTTCATGGGAAAGAGTTGTTTCCCTGAGAATCATCCTTTGTCTATGGGAAACATAGGCATGCATGGAACCATGCTGGCAAACAAAATGATTTTAGAAGCCGATGTTTTGTTGGCTGTTGGAACAAGATTCCAAGACCGAAGCACCGGAACACTGAATGGTTTTTGTCCAGACGCAAAGATAATTCACATTGATGTTGATGCTGCTGAAATTGGAAAAAACGTTGACGTTGAAGTACCCATTGTTGGTGATGCAAAACCAACACTTACCATGATTAATCAACGGTTAGTCAAAAAAGTCAAAAAACAAAAAAACGGTCCATGGGTGAAACAGGTCCAAGCAGCAAAAGAAAAATATCTAAGTGAGCTAGACCTTGGCAGCGGTGATTTAACCTCACCTAAACTACTAAAAGAGCTTCGTAGACTTCTTCCCGAACAAGCTATCATCGCTACTGAAGTAGGTCAAAATCAGATGTGGGCTGCTCTTCATTTCCAGACAATTAAACCTAGAACATTCATTAGTTCTGGTGGATTGGGAACCATGGGTTTTGGTTTTCCTGCTGCTATTGGCGCCAAAGTAGCATGTCCCGAGTGTCCAGTTGTAGACATTGCTGGCGATGGAAGCTTCCGAATGACTGAACAAGAACTTGGAACTTCAGTTACAGAAGACATACCGGTAATAGTAATAGTGCTTAACAACTCAATGCTGGGCATGGTAGCTCAATGGCAACGTTTGTTCTATCAGAAGCGTTATGCTGCAGTAAAATTGGGCAATGTCCCAGATTTTGCAAAACTTGCTCAAGCTTATGGCGCTGAAGGTGTTCATATTGAGTCATTAACGGAGTTTTCTGCTGTGATAAAAAACGCTTTAAAGACTGAAGTGACCACTGTCATTGATGTTCCTATTTCCCCGGATGATGATGTGTTTCCGATGGTTCCGCCAGGTAAAGGATTGAAAGATACGGTTGGGGGGTTGTAA
- a CDS encoding 2-isopropylmalate synthase, translating to MALSTKFPKSIRVFDTTLRDGEQTPGVSLTPEKKLRIAESLDKLGVDAMEAGFAAVSEGETESIKLIADAGLHADVYSMARGVTKDIDAVLKTGAVGVHLVIPSSDLHIQCKLKKSREDVLKLTEETTQYAKDHGLAVELSAEDATRTDFPFLIKMFKAGVNAGADRLCPCDTVGVLIPEITTKMFSELKKKFPTVPLSVHCHNDFGLAVANSILALQCGAEQAHVTMNGMGERAGNASLEELVVVLKTCYERDLAIKPELIYETSLLVSRITDFPLQPNKAIVGENAFVHESGMHTHGILANPLTYEPFNPALIGRTRRIALGKHSGSAGIRASLTEMGLKPTDEELKEIFERVKNLGDKGKRIADADLQAIAEIVMGLPKVRPIKLEEITVLTGNRVTSTASVRLNLNGNMLTEAAIGVGPVDAAITAIKKAVGIVEPIQLDNYSVKAITGGTNAMTEVSVSLSKGDRKSTAVGVNEDIVIASVEAMLSGMNVLMTDYSKNGKES from the coding sequence ATCGCTTTATCCACTAAATTCCCCAAGTCGATAAGAGTTTTTGATACAACCCTCAGAGACGGCGAACAAACCCCTGGAGTTTCCTTAACTCCTGAAAAAAAACTTCGAATTGCTGAAAGCTTAGATAAACTAGGTGTAGATGCAATGGAAGCAGGTTTCGCCGCAGTATCTGAAGGCGAAACAGAATCAATAAAACTCATTGCCGACGCTGGACTTCATGCAGACGTCTATAGCATGGCTAGGGGCGTAACAAAGGACATCGACGCCGTCCTAAAAACTGGCGCAGTTGGAGTGCATTTGGTCATTCCTTCCTCTGATTTACATATTCAATGCAAGTTGAAAAAGAGCAGAGAAGATGTCCTGAAACTCACTGAAGAAACTACACAGTATGCTAAAGACCATGGTTTGGCTGTTGAACTTTCGGCAGAAGATGCAACAAGAACTGATTTTCCGTTTCTAATTAAAATGTTTAAGGCAGGAGTAAATGCAGGTGCAGACCGTTTATGTCCCTGTGACACAGTTGGGGTTCTAATACCTGAAATAACCACTAAAATGTTTTCTGAACTGAAGAAAAAGTTTCCAACAGTTCCTTTAAGTGTCCATTGCCATAACGATTTTGGGTTAGCCGTAGCAAATTCGATACTTGCTCTACAGTGTGGAGCAGAACAAGCCCACGTAACAATGAATGGTATGGGTGAGCGGGCAGGTAATGCTTCTTTGGAAGAGCTGGTGGTGGTTCTAAAAACCTGTTATGAACGAGATTTAGCAATTAAACCTGAACTGATCTATGAGACTTCTCTTCTGGTTTCACGAATAACCGATTTTCCTTTGCAACCTAACAAAGCAATCGTGGGTGAGAATGCCTTTGTTCACGAGTCAGGAATGCACACTCATGGAATATTAGCCAATCCGTTAACTTACGAGCCTTTCAACCCTGCGTTGATTGGGCGCACAAGAAGAATCGCGTTAGGTAAACATTCGGGTTCCGCTGGAATCCGAGCGTCCCTGACTGAAATGGGTCTTAAACCTACAGATGAAGAACTTAAAGAAATCTTTGAACGGGTAAAAAATCTGGGTGACAAAGGGAAACGTATTGCTGATGCTGATTTGCAGGCAATCGCTGAAATTGTTATGGGCTTGCCTAAGGTTCGTCCAATAAAACTTGAAGAAATTACAGTTCTCACAGGTAACCGGGTTACTTCAACTGCTTCTGTTAGATTAAACCTGAATGGCAATATGCTTACTGAAGCTGCCATTGGTGTAGGTCCAGTAGATGCTGCCATTACTGCAATAAAGAAGGCAGTTGGTATTGTTGAACCGATACAGTTGGATAACTATTCTGTAAAAGCTATCACTGGCGGAACCAACGCCATGACTGAAGTATCGGTTAGCCTCAGTAAGGGCGACCGAAAATCCACTGCAGTAGGAGTTAATGAGGATATAGTAATAGCCAGTGTTGAGGCAATGCTAAGTGGCATGAATGTTTTGATGACTGATTATAGCAAAAATGGTAAGGAGTCTTGA
- a CDS encoding class I SAM-dependent methyltransferase, with product MTGELPQVFWEIHSNLPREGPGDNESTKKAFQMLQDLPKNPHIIDIACGPGMQTIQLAKLSEGKIVALDFYQPFLEQLKANAKKEGLDDKIDTINGDMLNLNFENESFDLVWSEGAIYIIGFEKGLREWKRLLSPKGYVVVSEMSWFQPDLPEEIVEFMDMLYPAIKTVEDNLEVAKRIGYDIVNSFVLPQKSWWDNYYNWIEAKLPALKTKYKDNKEVMANINCEETEIEMFRKYSDYYGYVFYILQNK from the coding sequence ATGACAGGAGAATTGCCACAAGTTTTCTGGGAAATCCACAGCAATCTCCCTCGAGAAGGACCCGGAGACAACGAATCAACAAAAAAAGCATTCCAAATGCTCCAAGACTTGCCAAAAAACCCACATATAATCGACATTGCATGTGGTCCGGGAATGCAAACAATTCAATTAGCCAAATTGAGTGAGGGAAAAATTGTTGCATTAGATTTCTATCAACCGTTTTTGGAACAACTCAAAGCAAACGCAAAAAAAGAGGGACTAGACGATAAGATTGATACAATAAACGGGGACATGTTAAATCTTAACTTTGAAAACGAAAGTTTTGACCTAGTTTGGTCAGAAGGCGCAATTTACATAATTGGATTTGAAAAAGGATTACGAGAATGGAAGCGTTTGTTGTCTCCAAAGGGATATGTTGTTGTTTCAGAGATGTCCTGGTTCCAACCTGATTTGCCCGAAGAAATTGTAGAATTTATGGATATGTTGTATCCTGCAATTAAAACGGTAGAAGACAACCTAGAGGTTGCCAAACGAATTGGATACGACATAGTTAACTCGTTTGTTTTGCCCCAAAAGAGTTGGTGGGACAATTATTACAATTGGATAGAAGCAAAGCTTCCTGCTTTGAAAACAAAATACAAAGACAACAAAGAAGTCATGGCAAACATAAATTGCGAAGAAACAGAAATTGAAATGTTCCGAAAATATTCGGATTACTATGGTTATGTTTTTTATATTCTGCAAAACAAGTAA
- the ilvD gene encoding dihydroxy-acid dehydratase — translation MRSDAVKVGFERAPHRALLKALGLGDKDIAKPFIGVVNSFTDVVPGHIHLKQVADAVKAGIISAGGVPFEFNTIGVCDGIAMGHNGMRYSLPSRELIADSVEIMVQAHRFDGIVMISTCDKITPGMLMAAARLNIPAIMVTGGPMLSGTYKGKKVGTDSMFEAIGKVAAGKMDETELKCLEDVACPTCGSCNGMFTANTMACVTEALGMSLTGSATPVAVSAQRMRIAKETGERIVSMIKEDLKPKDILTANAFKNAIMVDMALGGSTNTVLHVTAIANEAGVDLPLSMFDKLSKQVPHICSMIPSGPYDMQQLDQAGGIPAVMKNLKASLYLDQKTVTGKPVKENIKNVVVTDTEVIRPVDNPVHKEGGIAVLTGNLAADGAVVKAAGISANMMIHSGPAKTFDSEEAAMKAILSKKIKQGDVVVIRYEGPKGGPGMREMLTPTASIAGMGLSESVALITDGRFSGATRGPCIGHVAPEAAVGGAIGLVKDGDIIEIDVPNRALRVKLSQEELEKRAKTWTTKEPNVKTGYLARYSQMVQSAHKGSILKKGI, via the coding sequence TTGAGAAGCGACGCAGTAAAAGTTGGTTTTGAGCGAGCCCCTCACCGCGCCTTATTGAAGGCTCTTGGGCTCGGAGACAAAGATATTGCTAAACCATTCATTGGAGTTGTAAACAGCTTCACAGATGTTGTTCCCGGTCACATTCACCTAAAACAGGTTGCTGACGCAGTAAAAGCAGGTATAATATCTGCAGGTGGAGTACCTTTTGAATTCAACACCATAGGCGTTTGTGACGGCATCGCCATGGGTCACAATGGAATGAGATATTCCTTGCCTTCAAGGGAACTGATTGCAGATTCTGTTGAAATTATGGTTCAAGCCCACAGGTTTGACGGCATAGTTATGATTAGCACCTGTGACAAAATCACTCCAGGCATGTTAATGGCTGCAGCTAGACTCAACATTCCAGCAATAATGGTAACCGGAGGTCCAATGCTGTCGGGCACCTACAAGGGCAAAAAAGTGGGAACCGATTCTATGTTTGAAGCAATAGGTAAAGTTGCTGCAGGCAAAATGGATGAAACAGAATTGAAGTGTTTAGAAGATGTTGCATGCCCTACCTGTGGCTCATGCAATGGAATGTTTACTGCAAACACTATGGCTTGCGTAACTGAAGCATTAGGCATGTCGTTAACTGGTAGTGCTACTCCAGTTGCAGTTAGTGCACAAAGAATGCGAATCGCCAAAGAAACAGGAGAACGCATTGTCAGCATGATAAAAGAAGATCTCAAACCAAAGGACATCCTAACAGCTAATGCTTTCAAGAATGCAATCATGGTTGACATGGCATTAGGGGGCTCAACAAACACAGTTTTGCATGTAACTGCTATCGCAAACGAGGCAGGAGTTGACTTGCCTTTATCTATGTTTGATAAACTAAGCAAACAAGTTCCTCACATCTGCAGCATGATCCCCAGCGGACCCTACGACATGCAACAACTAGACCAAGCAGGAGGAATCCCTGCAGTAATGAAAAATCTCAAAGCTTCCCTTTACCTCGACCAGAAAACGGTAACTGGAAAACCTGTAAAAGAAAACATCAAAAACGTCGTTGTAACTGACACAGAAGTTATTCGTCCAGTAGATAATCCAGTGCACAAAGAAGGGGGAATAGCTGTTCTAACAGGAAACTTGGCAGCTGACGGGGCAGTAGTTAAAGCAGCTGGAATATCTGCGAACATGATGATTCACAGTGGTCCAGCTAAAACCTTTGATTCTGAAGAAGCAGCAATGAAAGCAATACTGAGCAAAAAAATCAAACAGGGCGATGTTGTTGTTATCCGCTACGAGGGACCAAAAGGTGGTCCGGGCATGCGAGAGATGCTTACGCCCACTGCGAGCATTGCAGGCATGGGTTTGAGTGAATCTGTTGCTTTGATTACTGATGGACGGTTTTCTGGCGCTACTCGAGGACCATGCATTGGGCATGTGGCACCTGAAGCTGCTGTTGGTGGAGCAATAGGTTTAGTCAAAGATGGGGATATAATTGAAATTGATGTTCCTAACAGAGCCCTACGCGTAAAACTAAGCCAAGAAGAATTAGAAAAAAGAGCGAAAACATGGACCACAAAAGAACCCAACGTTAAAACGGGTTATTTGGCGCGTTATTCTCAGATGGTTCAGTCTGCCCACAAGGGAAGCATACTGAAAAAAGGCATATAA